The DNA segment CTACATCCTCGTGGGTGGCCTCGATCAGGCCGCCGGGCTTCTGGGAGCCCATCAGGTGGAACAGCACCACGAGCACGAACCGGTCGCCGTCGTAATGGACAGCGGCCCAGCGCATGAACTCCAGGCTGTCCATGGAGAACGCCTCGCCGATGAATCCCGTGCTGGAGCCGACGGGGAAGACCTGGGCAGCATGTCCGGCGGGCAGCTCAAGGGTGGGGCCGACGGACCGGTTGTACGCGGTGGGCGGCGGCTTCGGGCGGCGCCGGCGACGGGACGGCGCATCGGGCAGCTTCGGTGCTGCGCTGCCGTCCAGGGGCCCTGAGCTCATGGGGTTGCTGCCTCCTTGATCGTCGTGACGTCAGCACCATAGCGGAGATCCGTGGCAGTAGTGCCACCAAAACGCAGCAGCGCCAACACGAAAGTCACCCGTACGTCAGCCCTGGACTGACCTTCGGGTCCGAGGCGACTCCGACGGCACCGCTGACGCACCGTGCGTAGATCCGTGGCAGTACTGCCACGAAACGATGTTGATGGGTCAGGACCGCCTGACATCCCGACCGAGATATGTCAGTCCTGGGCTGACATATCTCTCCAAACCCAACGCTCTGACCTGCGGAAACGTGGAGCTCTTACCTCTAGAGCGCGCGCGCGTGATACCTGATCTCCCCACCGTGATCAAGTACCGCCACGCCGTGGGATCCGCCCCTCAGCAGCAGTATCAAAGCGCGCCGCACGGACCCCGTCGTGGCGCGCGCGGCTTCGCGTGCGGCGCCGCGACCCGGTGCGGGTCGTGGGCGGCAGCAGCGGCTCTGAGTCTCGGGTGGTACCGGCCGTGACGATCAAAAGCAAGGAAGCGTGGTCGGTGCCGGTGGTGGGTTCCGCCCCCCGGCCCTGGGGGGCCGGACGGCTCCGGTACCTCCGCACGTCGAATTCCAGCGTTCCCATATCGGGCTTCCGTTCTGTGGCTAAGCTGTTCAGGGCCGCGTAATTCTGAATTCAACGGGGAGTTATTCGGCCGGGGCCGGGGGGTGTCGCTGCCAGGAACCAGACGCTACACAGTCACCGCCCGTGATGCAT comes from the Streptomyces uncialis genome and includes:
- a CDS encoding helix-turn-helix domain-containing protein — its product is MSSGPLDGSAAPKLPDAPSRRRRRPKPPPTAYNRSVGPTLELPAGHAAQVFPVGSSTGFIGEAFSMDSLEFMRWAAVHYDGDRFVLVVLFHLMGSQKPGGLIEATHEDVAADLGYSRPHISRVFNVLEADGALRKVQRGVYQLNPAASLRGGLREPRKGEKKRAKTGMGDRVEQLDLLREIMEDPDVPDAFRAMAAPGAKLEVRKGSDGEGKATS